One Canis lupus dingo isolate Sandy chromosome 3, ASM325472v2, whole genome shotgun sequence DNA window includes the following coding sequences:
- the ARRDC4 gene encoding arrestin domain-containing protein 4 isoform X1 has product MGGEAGAAAAVGSEGRVKSLGLVFEDERKGCYSSGETVAGHVLLEAAEPVALRSLRLEAHGRATAAWGPSPGAAAPAAASEVEYLNVRLSLREPPAGEGILLLQPGKHEFPFSFQLPSEPLVTSFTGKYGSIQYCVRAILERPKVPDQSVKRELQVISHIDVNTPALLTPVLKTQEKMVGCWFFTSGPVSLSAKIERKGYCNGEAIPIYAEIENCSSRLIVPKAAIFQTQTYLASGRTKSVRHMVANVRGNHIASGGTDTWNGKTLKIPPVTPSILDCCIIRVDYSLAVYIHIPGAKKLMLELPLVIGTIPFNGFGSRNSSIASQFSMDMSWLTLTLPEQPEAPPNYADVVSEEEFCRHVPPYPQPPEGEGEACCPVFACIQEFRFQPPPLYSEIDPHPTDVEETQPVSFIL; this is encoded by the exons ATGGGCGGCgaggcgggggccgcggcggccgtGGGCTCCGAGGGCCGCGTCAAGAGCCTGGGTCTGGTGTTCGAGGACGAGCGCAAGGGCTGCTACTCGAGCGGCGAGACGGTGGCGGGCCACGTGCTGCTGGAGGCGGCCGAGCCGGTGGCCTTGCGCTCGCTGCGCCTGGAGGCCCACGGCCGAGCCACTGCCGCGTGGGGCCCGAGCCCGGGCGCCGCGGCCCCGGCCGCCGCCTCGGAGGTGGAGTACCTGAACGTGCGCCTGAGCCTGCGCGAGCCCCCGGCCG gTGAAGGCATCCTCTTACTACAGCCTGGAAAACATGAATTTCCATTTAGCTTTCAACTTCCATCTGA ACCTTTAGTAACCTCATTCACCGGGAAATATGGAAGTATTCAGTACTGTGTGAGAGCCATTTTGGAACGACCCAAGGTACCTGATCAGAGCGTGAAGCGGGAGCTCCAGGTCATCAGTCACATTGATGTCAACACACCAGCATTATTA aCCCCTGTATTGAAAACTCAAGAGAAAATGGTTGGCTGTTGGTTTTTCACGTCTGGTCCTGTCTCACTGAGTGccaaaattgaaagaaaaggaTACTGTAATG gagaAGCCATTCCAATCTATGCAGAGATAGAGAATTGTTCCTCTCGGTTGATTGTTCCCAAAGCTGCTATTTTCCAAACCCAGACGTATTTGGCGAGTGGGAGAACAAAGAGTGTCCGGCACATGGTTGCCAATGTGCGAGGGAACCACATCGCTTCTGGAGGCACTGACACGTGGAATGGGAAGACTCTAAAAATTCCACCTGTTACCCCATCCATCCTGGATTGCTGCATTATCAGAGTAGACTACTCCTTAGCT gTGTATATTCACATTCCTGGTGCTAAAAAATTGATGCTCGAGCTGCCCTTGGTGATTGGCACAATTCCATTTAACGGTTTTGGCAGCAGAAACTCCAGCATTGCCAGCCAGTTCAGTATGGATATGAGCTGGCTGACACTGACTCTGCCAGAGCAGCCTGAAG CACCACCAAATTACGCAGATGTCGTGTCAGAGGAGGAATTCTGTCGACATGTGCCTCCTTACCCTCAACCCCCCGAAGGTGAGGGGGAAGCATGTTGCCCAGTGTTTGCCTGCATACAGGAATTTAGGTTCCAGCCTCCGCCTCTTTATTCAGAg ATTGATCCACATCCTACTGATGTAGAAGAGACCCAGCCTGTGTCCTTCATTCTCTGA
- the ARRDC4 gene encoding arrestin domain-containing protein 4 isoform X2 translates to MVGCWFFTSGPVSLSAKIERKGYCNGEAIPIYAEIENCSSRLIVPKAAIFQTQTYLASGRTKSVRHMVANVRGNHIASGGTDTWNGKTLKIPPVTPSILDCCIIRVDYSLAVYIHIPGAKKLMLELPLVIGTIPFNGFGSRNSSIASQFSMDMSWLTLTLPEQPEAPPNYADVVSEEEFCRHVPPYPQPPEGEGEACCPVFACIQEFRFQPPPLYSEIDPHPTDVEETQPVSFIL, encoded by the exons ATGGTTGGCTGTTGGTTTTTCACGTCTGGTCCTGTCTCACTGAGTGccaaaattgaaagaaaaggaTACTGTAATG gagaAGCCATTCCAATCTATGCAGAGATAGAGAATTGTTCCTCTCGGTTGATTGTTCCCAAAGCTGCTATTTTCCAAACCCAGACGTATTTGGCGAGTGGGAGAACAAAGAGTGTCCGGCACATGGTTGCCAATGTGCGAGGGAACCACATCGCTTCTGGAGGCACTGACACGTGGAATGGGAAGACTCTAAAAATTCCACCTGTTACCCCATCCATCCTGGATTGCTGCATTATCAGAGTAGACTACTCCTTAGCT gTGTATATTCACATTCCTGGTGCTAAAAAATTGATGCTCGAGCTGCCCTTGGTGATTGGCACAATTCCATTTAACGGTTTTGGCAGCAGAAACTCCAGCATTGCCAGCCAGTTCAGTATGGATATGAGCTGGCTGACACTGACTCTGCCAGAGCAGCCTGAAG CACCACCAAATTACGCAGATGTCGTGTCAGAGGAGGAATTCTGTCGACATGTGCCTCCTTACCCTCAACCCCCCGAAGGTGAGGGGGAAGCATGTTGCCCAGTGTTTGCCTGCATACAGGAATTTAGGTTCCAGCCTCCGCCTCTTTATTCAGAg ATTGATCCACATCCTACTGATGTAGAAGAGACCCAGCCTGTGTCCTTCATTCTCTGA